Proteins encoded in a region of the Rutidosis leptorrhynchoides isolate AG116_Rl617_1_P2 chromosome 9, CSIRO_AGI_Rlap_v1, whole genome shotgun sequence genome:
- the LOC139867115 gene encoding F-box/kelch-repeat protein At5g42350-like, which produces MISESVSGETSLHQELEVLSVSKRLVRSLSQKLKRKNHGDVMEDENDTRGVSMRCPPLYTRGGGCKVGATNGEEFGDTGCGRRFSTSEDGKGYKPVCGPDDTSVDCFSYGVKERLWKRSNRKVPGVEGVHVFLPDDIFEMCLVRLPFTSLMKARLVCKKWKTLTTTARFMQMRRDGFYQSPWLFLFGAVKDGFCSREIHALDVSLNKWHKVESDVLKGRSLFSVVSIQENVYVVGGCSSLTNIGRLDRSSVKTHKGVLVFSPLTKSWQKVASMKHARSKPILGVYEVKSDSLTIKSQHNRQDRRLVKTRIGGVSDVYEDPHRLSVRRQLRYPHDEIEVSFKQKNEHLNKKDSIKRFLIMAVGGVGSWDEPLDSCEIFDSLCNKWTEIQRLPADFGVACSGVFCNKMFYVYSETDNLAGYDIERGYWVRVQTTMLPARVHEYYPKLISCENRLFMVSVSWCEGDGQIGRRNKAVRKVWELDLMYLNWEEVSIHPDAPMDWNATFVGDKSLICGVEMFKIFGQVLEFLTMFDVSDASKNWIHVSRNRVAHELDASSCITKSLAVVHL; this is translated from the coding sequence ATGATATCTGAAAGTGTTTCGGGGGAGACATCACTTCATCAAGAACTTGAGGTTTTAAGTGTATCGAAACGTCTTGTTAGAAGCTTAAGTcaaaagttgaaaagaaagaaccATGGTGATGTCATGGAAGATGAAAATGACACGCGCGGGGTTTCAATGAGGTGTCCACCGCTGTACACTCGGGGCGGTGGTTGCAAAGTTGGTGCAACTAACGGTGAAGAGTTTGGTGATACGGGTTGTGGAAGACGTTTTTCAACATCTGAAGACGGGAAAGGGTATAAACCTGTATGTGGGCCCGATGATACGAGTGTAGATTGTTTCTCGTATGGAGTAAAAGAGAGACTTTGGAAAAGAAGTAACCGGAAGGTTCCGGGAGTCGAAGGTGTACATGTGTTTCTTCCCGATGATATTTTCGAAATGTGTTTGGTAAGACTCCCTTTTACGAGTCTCATGAAAGCCCGTTTGGTATGCAAAAAATGGAAAACCTTGACCACAACGGCGCGATTCATGCAAATGAGGCGTGATGGTTTTTATCAAAGCCCGTGGTTGTTTTTGTTCGGTGCAGTTAAAGATGGTTTTTGCTCTCGTGAAATACACGCGTTGGATGTTTCTCTTAATAAATGGCATAAAGTGGAGTCGGATGTTCTTAAAGGCCGGTCTTTGTTCTCGGTTGTAAGCATCCAAGAAAATGTTTATGTTGTTGGTGGTTGTTCTAGTTTGACCAATATCGGTAGATTGGATCGAAGTTCGGTTAAGACCCACAAAGGTGTTTTAGTGTTTAGCCCGTTGACCAAGTCTTGGCAGAAGGTTGCATCTATGAAACACGCAAGGTCAAAACCGATTCTAGGTGTGTATGAAGTCAAGTCAGATAGTTTGACTATAAAAAGTCAACACAATCGACAAGATCGACGTTTGGTCAAGACACGCATTGGTGGAGTATCGGATGTATACGAGGACCCACATAGACTTTCAGTTAGGCGTCAACTAAGATACCCTCACGATGAAATCGAGGTTTCATTTAAACAGAAAAACGAGCACTTGAACAAAAAAGATTCGATCAAACGGTTCTTGATTATGGCCGTAGGTGGTGTTGGATCATGGGACGAGCCGTTAGATTCATGTGAAATTTTCGATTCTTTATGTAATAAATGGACCGAAATCCAAAGATTACCGGCTGATTTCGGGGTTGCTTGTTCGGGAGTTTTTTGTAACAAGATGTTTTATGTGTACTCAGAAACCGATAACCTTGCAGGATATGATATCGAAAGGGGGTATTGGGTCAGAGTTCAAACAACGATGTTGCCTGCGCGTGTACACGAGTACTACCCGAAGCTAATTTCGTGTGAAAATCGGTTGTTTATGGTGTCGGTTTCATGGTGTGAAGGAGATGGTCAAATTGGGCGAAGAAATAAAGCGGTTAGAAAGGTTTGGGAACTTGATCTGATGTATCTTAACTGGGAAGAGGTCTCGATACATCCTGATGCACCCATGGATTGGAACGCGACGTTTGTTGGTGATAAGAGTTTGATTTGTGGGGTCGAAATGTTCAAGATTTTTGGGCAGGTTTTGGAATTTTTGACCATGTTTGATGTATCTGATGCTTCGAAGAATTGGATTCATGTATCGAGAAACCGAGTTGCTCATGAATTGGATGCTTCTTCGTGCATAACGAAATCATTGGCTGTTGTGCACTTGTAA
- the LOC139865866 gene encoding U-box domain-containing protein 44-like: MAGNWDGSRDLGSQSDESFQYERQHIEPIYDAFKCPLSKQVMKDPVTLENGQTFEREAIEKWFNECKENGRKLVCPVTLIELKTMDMNPSIALRNTIEEWNARNELVQLDMARKSLTPGCSESDGLQALRFIQQLATKNVSNKHVIRNAELIPMIVDMLKCTSRKVRFRALETLRIVVEDDDDNKEIMAEGDKVRTIVKFLSNERCQEREEAVSLLFELSKSESLCEKIGSVNGAILILVGMTSSKSENLLIVQKADKTLENLERNENNVRQMAENGRLQPLLTLLLEGHPEVKLSMASYLGDLALSNDVKVFVARTVGSSLISLVKTGDIQSREAALKALNQVSSCEASAKVLVEEGILYPLVKDLFAGPTNLPLRLKEVSATILANIVNSDCDFDSIQVGPNHQTLVSEDIIHNLLQMISNTGPTIEGKLLQVLVGLTNSPITVIGVAAAIKSLGATISLVQFIEAPQKELRMASIKLLQNLSTHMGQELVGCLCGSSGQLGSLFKVIAENIASTEEQAAAIGIVAELPEMDIGLTRQMLDEGDFQIVFSRIKMIRQGETRRSRFVTPYLEGLVRVLSRITFVLANEPKAISFCRENELAGLFTELLQANGLDNVQMASALALENLSQESKNLTKLPELPSPGFCGSIFPCLGNPPVVTGLCRVHRGTCTQRDTFCLIEGQALARLIALLDHTNDKVVEASLAALSTVLDDGVNIEEGVSVLCEAEGIKPILDVLLEKQTENLRRRAVWMVERLLRTEDIAYEVSGDPNVSTALVDAFQHGDYRTRQIAERALKHIDKIPNFSGIFPNIG; this comes from the exons ATGGCTGGAAATTGGGACGGAAGCCGTGACCTTGGTAGCCAGTCTGACGAAAGTTTTCAATACGAAAGACAACATATCGAGCCGATATACGATGCGTTCAAATGCCCTCTCTCTAAACAAGTTATGAAAGATCCCGTTACCCTCGAAAACGGTCAAACTTTCGAGCgagaagctattgaaaaatggtttAACGAATGCAAAGAAAATGGACGAAAGCTCGTTTGTCCGGTGACATTAATAGAATTAAAGACTATGGATATGAACCCGAGTATTGCGTTAAGGAATACAATTGAAGAATGGAATGCTAGGAATGAATTAGTTCAGCTCGACATGGCTCGTAAGTCTTTAACGCCCGGGTGTTCTGAAAGCGATGGGTTACAGGCGTTAAGATTTATACAGCAACTGGCGACAAAAAATGTTTCGAATAAGCATGTCATACGTAATGCTGAGCTCATACCTATGATTGTTGACATGTTGAAGTGCACCAGTCGTAAAGTTAGGTTTAGAGCTCTTGAAACTCTTCGAATTGTGGTAGAAGATGATGATGACAATAAG GAAATAATGGCTGAAGGAGATAAAGTGCGCACAATCGTCAAGTTCTTATCTAATGAACGGTGCCAAGAACGGGAAGAAGCCGTGTCATTGCTCTTTGAGCTCTCGAAATCCGAGTCGTTGTGTGAAAAAATCGGTTCTGTAAATGGAGCGATACTCATTCTAGTCGGAATGACAAGCAGCAAATCAGAAAATCTTTTGATCGTTCAAAAAGCTGACAAAACTCTCGAAAATTTGGAGAGGAACGAGAATAATGTGAGGCAAATGGCTGAAAATGGCAGATTACAACCTCTTTTGACACTTCTTCTTGAAG GTCATCCCGAGGTCAAACTGTCTATGGCTTCATACCTTGGCGATTTAGCTCTTAGCAACGATGTTAAAGTCTTTGTGGCCCGAACCGTAGGTTCGTCCTTAATCAGTTTAGTAAAAACTGGCGATATACAGTCTCGAGAAGCTGCGTTAAAAGCCCTAAATCAAGTATCATCTTGTGAAGCAAGTGCAAAAGTTTTAGTTGAAGAAGGTATACTTTATCCTCTAGTCAAAGATCTCTTTGCGGGCCCTACCAACCTCCCATTAAGACTAAAAGAAGTATCCGCTACAATCCTCGCCAATATCGTGAACTCTGACTGtgattttgactcgatccaagtcgGCCCGAACCACCAAACCCTAGTATCCGAAGACATAATTCACAATCTACTTCAAATGATTAGCAACACGGGCCCGACCATAGAAGGCAAACTTCTACAAGTTCTTGTTGGATTAACTAATTCTCCGATCACCGTTATTGGGGTGGCTGCCGCCATCAAAAGCTTGGGAGCCACCATAAGTTTGGTACAATTCATCGAGGCCCCACAAAAAGAGTTGCGAATGGCTTCGATTAAACTTCTTCAAAATCTTTCTACCCATATGGGCCAAGAATTGGTCGGTTGTTTATGCGGGTCATCGGGACAGCTCGGGAGTTTATTTAAGGTAATAGCTGAAAATATTGCAAGCACCGAAGAACAAGCAGCTGCGATCGGGATTGTAGCCGAACTTCCGGAAATGGATATCGGGCTAACAAGACAAATGTTAGACGAAGGCGATTTTCAAATTGTGTTCTCGAGAATAAAAATGATCCGACAAGGTGAAACTAGAAGAAGCCGGTTTGTGACTCCATATTTAGAAGGTTTGGTTCGGGTCCTTTCGAGGATTACGTTTGTTTTAGCTAACGAGCCGAAAGCTATTTCATTTTGCCGTGAAAATGAACTTGCGGGTTTATTCACCGAGCTTCTTCAAGCAAACGGGCTCGACAATGTGCAAATGGCTTCGGCTCTCGCTTTAGAGAATCTCTCACAAGAATCGAAGAATTTGACGAAATTACCCGAATTACCGTCACCGGGATTTTGCGGGTCGATCTTTCCGTGTTTGGGCAACCCGCCCGTGGTGACGGGTTTGTGCCGGGTTCATCGTGGGACGTGTACACAACGAGATACATTTTGTTTGATTGAAGGCCAAGCTCTTGCAAGATTAATAGCTTTACTAGATCATACTAACGACAAGGTTGTTGAAGCATCGTTAGCAGCATTATCCACTGTGTTGGACGATGGGGTGAATATCGAAGAAGGGGTAAGTGTTTTGTGCGAGGCGGAAGGAATAAAACCGATTCTCGATGTGTTACTCGAGAAACAAACGGAGAACCTAAGAAGACGGGCGGTTTGGATGGTGGAGAGACTATTACGAACCGAAGATATAGCGTATGAAGTTTCGGGTGACCCGAATGTTAGTACAGCACTTGTTGATGCATTTCAACATGGTGATTATCGAACCCGACAAATTGCTGAACGGGCTCTGAAACATATCGATAAGATCCCGAACTTTTCTGGCATCTTCCCCAACATAGGATGA